A section of the Elizabethkingia anophelis R26 genome encodes:
- a CDS encoding NAD(P)/FAD-dependent oxidoreductase, whose protein sequence is MKTDIVFDVIIIGGSYAGLSSAMSLGRSLRNVLIIDGGKPCNRQTPYSHNFLTHDGKTPQEISQMAKVQVKQYPTVQFYEGEAVKGLKTDTGFIITTNSGEEFSSRKLILAAGIKDIMPDIKGFSESWGISVIHCPYCHGYEYRNEKTGIIANGDRAVHMTSLINNLTKDLTILTSGPADFDTEQRAKLERHGIPVIEKKITEIEHQNGHIDNIVFEDGTKMNFKAVYAAIPFLQNCDIAEQLGCELTEQGYIQVDSMQKTNVPGVFACGDSTSMMRSVALAVASGNLAGAMLNMELVSEIFA, encoded by the coding sequence ATGAAAACAGATATAGTATTCGACGTTATTATTATCGGCGGTAGTTATGCCGGATTATCATCTGCAATGAGTCTGGGGCGTTCCCTGCGAAATGTATTAATAATAGATGGCGGAAAGCCTTGCAATCGTCAGACTCCATATTCGCATAACTTTCTGACGCATGATGGTAAAACTCCTCAGGAAATATCTCAGATGGCGAAAGTGCAGGTAAAGCAATATCCGACTGTACAATTTTATGAAGGTGAAGCTGTGAAAGGGCTGAAAACAGATACCGGATTTATCATAACAACTAATAGCGGAGAAGAGTTTAGTAGCCGAAAACTTATTTTAGCGGCAGGAATAAAAGATATAATGCCGGATATAAAAGGATTTTCAGAATCATGGGGTATTTCTGTAATCCATTGTCCTTATTGTCACGGATACGAATACCGTAATGAAAAAACAGGAATTATAGCCAATGGTGACAGGGCTGTTCATATGACTTCTCTGATCAATAACCTGACGAAAGACCTTACAATCTTAACATCTGGTCCTGCAGATTTTGATACGGAACAAAGAGCAAAATTGGAAAGACATGGGATCCCTGTGATAGAGAAGAAGATTACAGAAATTGAACATCAGAACGGCCATATTGATAATATTGTTTTTGAGGACGGAACAAAAATGAACTTTAAAGCCGTATATGCTGCTATACCATTTCTACAGAATTGTGATATCGCAGAGCAGCTGGGATGTGAGTTAACCGAACAGGGGTATATTCAGGTAGACAGTATGCAAAAAACAAATGTTCCCGGAGTGTTTGCCTGTGGAGATAGTACTTCAATGATGCGTTCTGTGGCTCTTGCTGTTGCTTCAGGCAATTTAGCCGGAGCGATGTTAAATATGGAATTAGTGAGTGAGATATTTGCATAG
- a CDS encoding DUF5977 domain-containing protein has translation MKKNILYLLTGISLFKVSGQIKEKVPVITSPEATALYKRNQIPVNHSSGGINYSLDLYTIKLKGLDIPIKLNYNSSGFKVSENASIAGLGWNLEYGGKIVQIPKGPGNRDAPTKQTPFDPSKVLHPNAITNYPLQTKHSDHGLRYVENDDYEYLFTNIPLFKNYWEKRELLYNVDPCQFMSLGVSGSGGFDSMLDYAPDEYIYSYPNGGGSFYFGKDAKAYTIPFKKIKIKNLDETVAFNGPTPFSSTQGIEITDENGNIFRYSDFERITNYSNSSGGFIPNYEGGSNNSATYYLTNITTPYGETVEYKYTSYKYRFENMKNMELQKYVVISGGTFDPGYLDHYPLGLSTSISWPSNPNSFTGNITTIKDNYSTSNIDGLAINEIWVNGVKEVTFNYSDEKRKDVLPNLVTDTGRNILNNISILKNGKEKRVNFGFDYFGKDSSIDSNINQTADVYRLKLNTVQFDTDPAYKFNYLDTASKYPSKTDPNYIDHWGYYNGIYQNILDLHANSTLPFPDFTTFRKPDLNYEQLTLLKDITYPTGGKDEFIYELNKATLPGGNEATIGGVRINSIITTDTNNNQLKKGYTYINSTNGKSSGILYEKPSYWNRNELYARRNDYNPQNISNNKPPVLISFVYDSVFDLSYNDLMGYGGMPVYYPEIQEATYSSKTNDNYKTNYTFTYFDDLKTIPIGSGVFANATYEETKTSYAWKRGLPLTTSIYKVNGNSPIKTITNHYNFLDSNVSSSVLNPNEHHAISYEFMPVLPYVVTQENSCSGDLFQLEYLKNNIFDGDHQKMMGTIRTKYGWLISAPFYKDKETVEEVLDGNKITTITEYKYDNPANAQITSQKTINPDNSSLETTYKYAHEKGNQYLMDKNIIGTPLQATTTKTENGITKTISDFVTDYPTNQAEANTNTSGLAVPKSVKSIDLFNPITLNTEMTYDLYDDKGNVRQYTEKNMKSTVIIWGYNKRLPIIKIEGITYNALIAITSMNSILNDIINKSDADIDNSTEQQLISALDILRGNPALSNCQISTYTYDPIVGVTTITPPSGIREIYKYNISNRLESVVDINNNILKEFKYNIKTTAPVYYNVMKTQQISRNNCPAETTPGIYTYIVPANKYSSIISQVDTEQQAQNEININGQSTANANAVCTPIITYYNTVKSQLFTRNNCPAGTTAGTYTYTVPAGTYTSTISQTDADQKALNDLNINGQNTANMNAICTGTGLFCTVTGNNSSINILDSSFQETSSGHFNAYLYIDSTNLSTMDWNDGVTIGTVGNSCKPNTGISSNVIEGGGREWMVNIYSNGSINLRLLNGSVTTGDRISLNFDYSKN, from the coding sequence ATGAAAAAAAACATTTTATACCTGCTCACCGGCATAAGTTTATTTAAAGTGTCAGGCCAGATAAAAGAAAAAGTACCCGTAATTACAAGTCCTGAAGCCACAGCTTTGTATAAACGAAATCAAATTCCTGTTAACCACTCTTCGGGAGGAATTAACTATTCTTTGGACTTATATACTATTAAATTAAAAGGATTAGATATCCCTATTAAACTTAATTACAATAGCTCAGGCTTTAAAGTTTCAGAAAATGCATCTATAGCTGGTCTTGGATGGAACTTAGAATACGGAGGAAAAATTGTTCAAATCCCGAAAGGGCCGGGAAACAGGGATGCCCCTACCAAACAAACACCTTTTGATCCTTCGAAAGTTTTACATCCTAATGCAATCACAAATTACCCACTCCAAACTAAACATAGTGATCATGGCCTTAGGTATGTTGAGAATGATGATTATGAATATCTATTTACTAACATTCCACTATTTAAAAACTACTGGGAAAAAAGAGAATTATTATATAATGTTGATCCTTGTCAATTTATGAGTTTAGGAGTTTCAGGATCTGGAGGTTTTGATAGTATGCTTGATTATGCACCTGACGAATATATCTATTCATACCCTAATGGCGGAGGTTCTTTTTATTTTGGAAAGGATGCAAAAGCCTATACCATACCTTTTAAGAAAATAAAAATCAAAAACCTTGATGAAACCGTAGCATTTAATGGTCCAACTCCTTTTTCATCTACTCAAGGAATAGAAATTACGGACGAAAATGGCAATATTTTCCGATATAGTGACTTTGAGAGAATAACAAATTATTCTAACAGTTCTGGAGGCTTTATTCCTAACTATGAAGGTGGATCTAATAACAGTGCAACCTATTATTTGACTAATATTACAACACCTTATGGTGAAACAGTAGAATATAAGTACACATCCTATAAGTATCGATTTGAAAATATGAAAAATATGGAATTACAAAAGTATGTTGTGATTTCAGGAGGAACATTTGACCCTGGTTACTTAGATCATTATCCATTGGGGCTTTCCACTAGTATTAGCTGGCCTTCTAATCCAAATTCTTTTACTGGAAATATTACTACTATAAAGGATAATTATTCAACATCCAATATTGACGGACTTGCTATTAATGAAATTTGGGTAAATGGTGTCAAAGAAGTTACGTTTAATTATTCCGACGAAAAAAGGAAAGATGTTTTACCTAATCTGGTAACAGATACAGGAAGAAATATTCTAAATAATATTTCCATTCTAAAAAACGGTAAAGAAAAAAGGGTAAACTTTGGATTTGATTATTTTGGAAAAGACTCAAGCATTGACAGTAATATTAATCAAACGGCTGATGTATATAGGTTAAAACTTAATACAGTTCAGTTCGATACCGATCCAGCTTATAAGTTTAATTACCTTGACACGGCTTCAAAATACCCTTCGAAAACAGATCCTAACTATATTGATCATTGGGGATATTATAATGGAATCTACCAGAACATCCTTGATCTTCATGCCAATAGTACTCTGCCTTTTCCAGATTTCACAACTTTTAGAAAACCGGATTTGAATTATGAGCAACTTACCCTGCTTAAAGATATCACTTATCCTACAGGGGGTAAAGACGAATTTATTTATGAACTAAATAAGGCAACCCTACCCGGAGGTAATGAAGCAACAATTGGAGGAGTTAGGATTAATAGTATTATAACTACCGATACAAATAATAATCAGTTAAAGAAAGGCTACACCTATATAAATTCAACTAATGGTAAATCTAGTGGGATATTGTATGAGAAACCAAGTTATTGGAATCGAAATGAATTATATGCCAGAAGAAATGATTACAATCCACAAAATATCAGTAACAATAAACCTCCTGTACTGATCAGTTTTGTCTATGATTCGGTGTTTGATCTCTCTTATAATGATCTGATGGGATATGGAGGTATGCCTGTATATTATCCTGAAATACAAGAAGCTACTTATAGCAGTAAAACAAATGATAATTATAAAACCAATTATACGTTTACTTATTTTGATGATCTTAAAACAATACCAATAGGATCAGGTGTTTTTGCTAATGCGACATATGAAGAAACTAAAACAAGTTATGCATGGAAAAGAGGACTACCTCTTACTACTAGTATTTATAAAGTCAATGGTAATAGCCCTATAAAAACAATTACCAATCATTATAACTTTTTGGACAGTAATGTTTCCTCATCTGTACTCAACCCAAATGAACATCATGCAATTTCTTACGAATTCATGCCTGTGCTACCTTATGTAGTCACGCAAGAGAACTCATGTTCAGGTGATTTATTTCAATTAGAATACTTAAAAAATAACATTTTTGACGGTGATCATCAAAAAATGATGGGGACAATTAGAACAAAATATGGCTGGTTAATTTCAGCGCCTTTTTATAAAGATAAAGAAACTGTAGAGGAGGTTCTGGATGGAAATAAAATAACTACAATTACGGAATACAAATATGATAATCCTGCAAATGCTCAAATAACCTCACAAAAAACGATAAATCCAGACAATTCATCTTTAGAAACAACTTATAAATATGCGCATGAAAAAGGGAATCAATATCTGATGGATAAAAACATTATCGGAACTCCATTACAGGCAACTACTACTAAAACAGAAAATGGAATTACTAAAACAATATCTGATTTTGTGACTGATTATCCCACTAACCAAGCAGAGGCAAATACAAATACCTCTGGATTGGCTGTTCCAAAGTCTGTTAAAAGTATTGACTTATTTAACCCAATTACCCTCAACACTGAAATGACTTATGACTTGTATGATGATAAAGGTAATGTACGCCAATACACTGAAAAAAATATGAAGTCTACTGTAATTATATGGGGGTACAACAAACGCCTTCCTATAATAAAAATAGAGGGAATTACTTATAATGCCTTGATTGCTATTACAAGTATGAACAGTATACTTAATGATATAATTAACAAATCTGATGCTGATATAGATAATTCAACAGAACAACAATTGATATCTGCATTGGATATTTTAAGGGGAAATCCGGCACTTTCAAACTGCCAAATTAGTACTTATACATATGATCCGATAGTTGGCGTAACAACAATTACCCCACCATCTGGAATACGTGAAATCTATAAGTATAATATATCGAACAGACTAGAATCAGTTGTAGATATTAATAATAATATCTTAAAAGAATTCAAATATAATATTAAAACAACAGCTCCTGTATATTATAATGTAATGAAAACTCAGCAGATAAGCAGAAATAATTGTCCTGCAGAAACAACTCCAGGTATTTATACTTACATAGTGCCTGCAAACAAGTATTCTTCTATAATTAGTCAGGTTGATACCGAACAACAGGCACAAAATGAAATTAATATTAATGGACAAAGTACTGCTAATGCTAATGCAGTCTGTACACCAATAATAACGTATTATAATACAGTAAAAAGTCAACTATTTACAAGAAATAATTGTCCGGCTGGCACTACTGCAGGAACCTATACCTACACTGTACCCGCAGGTACATATACATCCACTATCAGTCAGACCGATGCAGATCAAAAAGCACTAAATGATTTGAATATAAACGGACAAAATACTGCTAATATGAATGCAATATGTACAGGAACTGGCCTTTTCTGTACAGTTACAGGAAATAACTCTAGTATTAATATTTTGGACTCATCTTTTCAGGAAACTTCATCCGGGCATTTCAATGCATACTTATATATTGATTCTACAAACTTATCCACAATGGACTGGAATGATGGAGTTACTATCGGAACTGTCGGAAATTCATGTAAGCCTAATACTGGTATCAGTAGCAATGTTATAGAAGGTGGAGGTAGGGAATGGATGGTTAACATCTATTCTAATGGATCTATCAATCTTCGTTTATTAAATGGATCTGTTACTACAGGTGACAGAATTTCTTTAAACTTTGACTATAGTAAAAATTAA
- a CDS encoding DUF6443 domain-containing protein, protein MFKFKHFYTMGILMAGTLSSHAQIILTNPVTEQNKSVTDPYSIRLLPGFNAASPAVNSFRASLGASSNPNPTPNNYAPDPTASISVNENYIYSRTYLAPRSSSDPAAPQQQSISYFDGLGRPKQELSIKSTPNGNDLVTDIPYDSFGRQVQSWLPVPMGSQNGNIQSGVQAAARNHYKKADGSTDPLAYGEKTLENSPLDRVLAQAAPGSDWDGKKVQYQYQANADGEVYRYTTSTSWSNNATVSVLGLSGTYGASSLYKNVVTDEDGNSTIEFKNGQGQTVLVRKKNGSEDLDTYYVYNEYNQLAFVIPPLAVHKGVDLALLNELAYQYRYDGQNRLVEKKLPGKDWEYMVYDQQDRLVLTQDGKLRQQNKWLFTKYDKFGRVAYTGLLDSAPGRDAQQSNMVHFGGNNEERSASGFTQNGTTVYYSSLAYPVGNFTLLTVNYYDEYPPGSPGVFNGASVLGSVPVNGRSTKGLPVASMVKNIEDNGWTKSYTWYDDKARPVATESRNHLGGYTRTSSVLAFSGVPMSTTTYHKRDAASGEMVMKEEFSYDHQNRLVKHTHQVNGGLVEILTENIYNELGQLESRNIGNGIQSIKNEYNIRGALTKMNDPRNLMNKLFGFELKYINPSGTSKKYNGNIAETDWATQSDGTLRRYSYQYDGVNRLKEGNYWDNAGAISGSYAERLNYDVNGNITGLQRTGLGAGVMDQLGYTYDQSGNSNKLIRVNDASGNAAGYPVGGNTIGYDINGNMVNHLDKGISNIAYNYLNLPSSITASMGNTDYVYRADGTKVRKVFGGKTTDYLDGFQYENGVLQFVPTSEGYYDVVKNKYIYNYTDHLGNVRLSYTKGASGGAEIIEENNYYPFGLKHQGYNTASLANSAYQYKYNGKELQETGMYDYGARMYMPELGRWGVVDPLAEKMTRHSPYNYAFNNPIRFIDPDGRDVLETALGTSYTGADAQAVFRSLQNSKRNPPNDYIFDEKGNYVRTDKNDQPYRLIIENSKTKARTNYTFADPKEDSKQIELGIINKIVFVPENDIVGMLKEQGAFKSGKLNFIWESQGGGDFDYSYSVLPNKYNEASPDPLNNYSTALFLPEGDSTAHNQMNFGNYLWGATGYTVNFGYGGLQIGAHLNSRFNSRRNGYTPQWDSKDDQRSIVLGAHHAAKNNYRAKKK, encoded by the coding sequence ATGTTTAAGTTCAAACATTTTTATACCATGGGAATTCTCATGGCTGGGACTCTCTCATCCCATGCCCAGATTATTCTTACAAATCCGGTAACGGAACAAAATAAGTCTGTTACGGATCCTTACAGCATCAGGCTCCTGCCGGGATTTAATGCCGCTTCGCCTGCCGTCAACAGCTTCAGGGCTTCTCTGGGGGCGTCTTCAAACCCCAACCCTACGCCTAATAATTATGCTCCTGATCCGACGGCTTCTATTTCGGTGAATGAGAATTACATCTACTCGCGTACTTATCTGGCTCCGCGCTCTTCTTCGGATCCTGCTGCGCCTCAGCAGCAGAGTATCTCTTATTTCGACGGACTCGGCAGACCTAAGCAGGAGCTTTCTATTAAGTCTACACCTAATGGAAATGACTTGGTTACGGATATTCCGTATGACAGTTTCGGGCGTCAGGTGCAGTCGTGGCTTCCGGTTCCGATGGGTTCACAAAACGGAAATATACAATCGGGGGTTCAGGCTGCTGCCCGGAATCATTACAAGAAGGCTGACGGGTCTACAGATCCTTTGGCTTATGGGGAAAAAACACTTGAAAATTCTCCTCTGGACAGGGTACTTGCTCAGGCTGCTCCGGGGTCTGATTGGGATGGTAAAAAAGTACAGTATCAATATCAAGCCAATGCTGATGGTGAAGTCTACCGTTATACCACGAGTACTTCGTGGAGCAATAATGCAACGGTTTCTGTTCTGGGTCTGAGTGGTACTTATGGGGCTAGTAGTTTGTACAAGAATGTGGTGACGGATGAGGACGGAAATTCAACAATAGAGTTTAAAAACGGACAGGGACAAACGGTTCTGGTGCGTAAAAAAAATGGTTCAGAAGATCTGGATACTTATTATGTGTACAATGAGTATAATCAGCTTGCTTTTGTTATTCCGCCTTTAGCGGTTCATAAGGGGGTTGATTTAGCGCTCCTTAATGAACTGGCTTATCAGTACCGTTATGATGGTCAGAACAGGCTGGTGGAGAAGAAGCTTCCGGGGAAGGACTGGGAGTATATGGTTTATGATCAGCAGGACAGGTTGGTATTGACTCAGGACGGAAAACTCCGCCAACAGAATAAATGGCTTTTTACTAAGTATGATAAATTCGGAAGGGTGGCTTATACGGGGTTACTGGATAGTGCTCCGGGAAGGGATGCTCAGCAAAGCAATATGGTTCATTTTGGTGGTAATAATGAGGAGAGAAGTGCTTCTGGTTTTACACAGAACGGAACAACTGTTTATTACAGCAGTTTGGCATACCCTGTTGGTAACTTTACTTTGTTGACGGTGAATTATTATGATGAGTATCCACCGGGAAGTCCGGGGGTGTTTAATGGAGCTTCGGTGCTGGGTTCTGTTCCGGTGAACGGGAGAAGTACAAAAGGTTTGCCGGTGGCTTCTATGGTGAAGAATATTGAGGATAATGGGTGGACAAAATCTTATACGTGGTATGATGATAAGGCGAGACCTGTTGCTACGGAGTCTCGGAATCATCTCGGGGGGTATACGAGGACAAGTTCGGTATTGGCTTTTTCGGGGGTACCAATGAGTACAACAACCTATCATAAAAGGGATGCTGCATCGGGGGAAATGGTGATGAAGGAGGAGTTTTCTTATGATCATCAGAATCGTCTGGTGAAGCATACCCATCAGGTGAATGGTGGTCTGGTGGAAATTTTAACAGAGAATATCTATAATGAGCTGGGGCAGTTGGAATCGCGGAATATTGGAAATGGTATTCAGTCGATTAAAAATGAGTATAATATCCGGGGGGCTTTAACGAAAATGAATGATCCGAGGAATCTGATGAATAAGCTTTTCGGGTTTGAACTGAAGTATATTAATCCTTCGGGAACTTCTAAAAAGTACAATGGCAATATTGCGGAAACTGACTGGGCAACGCAAAGTGACGGAACATTAAGACGTTACAGTTACCAATATGATGGGGTAAACCGATTAAAAGAAGGTAATTACTGGGATAATGCGGGAGCTATTAGTGGTTCGTATGCGGAGAGGTTGAATTATGATGTGAACGGAAATATTACGGGATTGCAAAGAACGGGTCTGGGTGCCGGGGTAATGGATCAGCTGGGTTATACCTACGATCAATCGGGGAATAGTAATAAACTGATTAGGGTGAATGATGCTTCGGGAAATGCAGCGGGTTATCCGGTGGGTGGAAATACGATTGGTTATGATATCAATGGTAATATGGTGAATCATCTGGATAAGGGGATTTCGAATATTGCTTACAATTATCTGAATTTACCGAGCAGTATTACAGCTTCTATGGGGAATACAGATTATGTATACCGTGCAGATGGGACTAAGGTAAGAAAGGTATTTGGGGGTAAAACTACGGATTACCTGGATGGGTTCCAGTATGAAAATGGTGTTTTACAGTTTGTGCCGACTTCGGAGGGGTATTATGATGTAGTGAAAAATAAGTATATTTACAATTATACGGATCACCTTGGAAATGTAAGGTTGAGCTACACTAAAGGTGCTTCCGGCGGAGCGGAGATCATTGAAGAAAATAATTATTACCCGTTTGGTTTAAAACATCAGGGATATAATACAGCCAGTTTAGCGAATAGTGCTTATCAGTACAAATACAATGGTAAGGAATTGCAGGAAACAGGAATGTATGATTATGGGGCAAGAATGTATATGCCGGAATTGGGGCGTTGGGGAGTGGTGGATCCGCTGGCGGAGAAAATGACAAGACATAGTCCGTATAATTATGCGTTTAATAACCCGATTAGATTTATTGATCCGGATGGAAGGGACGTTTTAGAAACAGCTTTAGGTACTTCATATACAGGAGCAGATGCTCAAGCTGTTTTTAGATCATTGCAAAATTCAAAAAGAAATCCTCCAAATGATTATATTTTTGATGAGAAGGGAAATTATGTTAGGACAGATAAAAATGATCAGCCCTATAGGCTTATCATAGAGAATTCTAAAACAAAAGCCCGAACTAACTACACTTTTGCAGATCCTAAAGAAGATTCTAAACAGATAGAACTCGGAATCATAAATAAAATTGTGTTTGTGCCTGAAAATGATATAGTGGGTATGCTTAAAGAACAAGGTGCTTTTAAATCTGGAAAACTTAATTTTATATGGGAAAGTCAAGGAGGTGGAGATTTTGATTATTCATATAGCGTTCTTCCTAATAAGTATAATGAAGCAAGTCCAGACCCATTAAATAATTACTCAACAGCTCTTTTCTTACCGGAAGGAGATTCAACTGCACATAATCAAATGAATTTTGGAAATTATTTATGGGGAGCAACGGGGTATACGGTTAACTTCGGCTATGGAGGTCTTCAGATAGGAGCACATTTAAATAGCAGGTTCAATTCAAGAAGAAATGGGTATACACCTCAGTGGGACTCAAAAGATGATCAGCGTTCAATTGTGTTAGGAGCACATCATGCTGCAAAAAATAATTATAGAGCAAAGAAAAAATGA
- a CDS encoding FISUMP domain-containing protein: protein MIEKLLVKSVITYGVLLSVLSCRSSGDAVNTGETSVRINLLGSGFIQEGTLGPQATTNSLKINNTKEQQQILALNEDYKLVAVLSPDNAQPFDTSQASLKAITPPLKESNNLGYGIKYKVVVYDGNGRYITEKDYVSGEERNASPITGLNGGYTYTFVAYSVGSKSVLPSVTYPDQANKTLASASVEDIPGSSDLMYFSKTMEITGNNTNYLDVVFSHQFSQITVYLDATPTQWYNITNLKGVGISPHHNKAKMLMNNGSIVPEQQAADGAVVNFPVLNSKSVKADPVYVNTNKVTNGVFAIQTILMTHQNDTPVSLQNITLSDLNITPGVRYNLKISLQPNDKYLSYRGYQAVRLSGMIWMRHNLGANLIADPDVPTQQINGDYYQFGKKTAAANVTTPANSISKWDISSAPNDAWNSGSFLVAIKTANDPCPDGWRLPTNREINALDKGTNKSTAGTVQNSATNYSAAKVLTSVFDPSIKMTIPFSGYRSASDGTLLSRGERGGFWSATPNFSNATQAVQWALYDMHPINNNYPWATRSEAVSVRCIATFPLDR, encoded by the coding sequence ATGATTGAAAAACTACTTGTGAAATCTGTAATAACTTATGGTGTTTTGTTGTCCGTTCTCTCATGCAGAAGTTCGGGCGATGCAGTAAACACAGGAGAAACCAGTGTCAGAATTAATCTTTTAGGCAGTGGCTTTATTCAGGAAGGGACTTTAGGACCACAAGCCACAACAAACAGTCTGAAAATAAATAATACAAAAGAGCAACAGCAGATTTTAGCACTCAATGAGGACTATAAATTGGTTGCTGTTCTGTCTCCGGATAATGCTCAGCCATTCGATACTTCTCAGGCTTCTCTGAAAGCCATTACACCGCCTTTAAAGGAATCGAATAATCTGGGTTATGGTATTAAATACAAAGTTGTTGTATACGATGGAAATGGCCGCTATATAACTGAAAAAGATTATGTAAGCGGGGAGGAGCGGAATGCGTCTCCGATTACAGGACTAAATGGAGGTTATACTTATACATTTGTAGCCTACTCAGTTGGTTCAAAATCGGTATTACCTTCTGTTACATATCCGGATCAGGCCAATAAAACACTAGCCTCGGCTTCTGTAGAAGACATCCCGGGAAGCAGTGATCTGATGTATTTTTCCAAAACAATGGAGATCACAGGAAACAACACCAATTATCTGGATGTCGTTTTTTCTCATCAGTTTAGTCAGATTACGGTTTATCTGGATGCAACACCAACCCAATGGTATAATATTACCAATCTTAAAGGAGTTGGTATATCTCCCCACCATAATAAAGCAAAAATGCTAATGAATAACGGTAGTATAGTACCCGAGCAGCAAGCTGCAGATGGAGCTGTTGTTAATTTTCCGGTACTTAATTCAAAAAGTGTAAAGGCTGATCCTGTGTATGTCAATACTAATAAGGTTACCAACGGTGTTTTTGCAATTCAGACGATTCTTATGACGCACCAGAATGACACTCCTGTGAGCCTTCAGAATATTACACTCAGCGATCTGAATATAACACCGGGTGTGAGATATAATCTGAAAATTTCTCTGCAGCCTAATGATAAATATCTTTCTTACAGGGGATATCAGGCAGTACGCTTAAGCGGGATGATATGGATGCGTCACAATCTCGGTGCTAATCTGATAGCAGATCCGGATGTACCCACCCAACAGATTAACGGAGATTATTATCAGTTTGGTAAGAAAACTGCAGCAGCAAATGTGACAACACCCGCAAATTCAATTTCGAAATGGGATATTAGCAGTGCTCCTAATGATGCATGGAATTCAGGAAGTTTCTTAGTTGCTATAAAAACAGCTAATGATCCATGTCCGGACGGTTGGCGTTTGCCAACTAACAGAGAAATTAATGCTCTGGATAAAGGCACAAATAAGTCAACAGCAGGTACAGTTCAGAATTCAGCAACGAATTATTCTGCAGCTAAAGTACTCACCAGTGTTTTTGATCCAAGCATTAAGATGACAATTCCTTTTAGCGGCTATCGTAGTGCATCAGACGGAACTTTGCTCTCCAGAGGGGAGAGAGGTGGATTCTGGAGTGCTACGCCTAATTTTAGTAATGCTACTCAGGCAGTACAATGGGCACTTTATGATATGCATCCTATTAATAATAATTATCCGTGGGCTACAAGATCAGAAGCTGTATCAGTACGCTGTATAGCAACTTTTCCACTGGATAGGTAA
- a CDS encoding cupin-like domain-containing protein — protein sequence MGIILKPIDVVDDISQEDFREKYLKPRKPVVIKNMAKKWPAYQKWTMDYVKEVVGDVTVPLYDSSKADPAAPINASAAEMKFGDYIDLIQREPTDLRIFFFDPIKFAPKLLNDYISPKDLMGGFLDKYPSMFFGGKGSVTFLHYDIDMPHIFHTHFNGRKHVMLFEYKWKDRLYQIPYATYALEDYDIENPDFEKFPALDGIEGIECFLEHGDTLFMPTGWWHWMKYLDGSFSISLRAWDKSWAIKAHSLWNLTVQRKFDNFMKSRYKKRYMDWKENKAIKRANEALRKGLPK from the coding sequence ATGGGAATAATCCTCAAGCCGATTGATGTTGTAGACGACATTTCTCAGGAAGATTTTCGTGAAAAATACCTGAAGCCGCGTAAGCCTGTGGTTATAAAAAATATGGCTAAAAAATGGCCCGCGTACCAAAAGTGGACCATGGATTATGTAAAAGAAGTAGTAGGGGACGTAACAGTTCCTTTATATGATAGCTCTAAAGCGGATCCTGCAGCTCCAATCAATGCATCTGCTGCAGAAATGAAGTTCGGTGATTATATAGATCTTATTCAGCGTGAACCAACAGATCTAAGAATCTTCTTCTTTGATCCTATAAAATTTGCTCCGAAACTGCTAAACGATTATATCTCTCCTAAAGATCTTATGGGAGGTTTTCTGGATAAATACCCAAGTATGTTTTTTGGAGGAAAAGGCTCAGTAACTTTCCTGCATTATGATATTGATATGCCACATATTTTCCATACGCATTTTAACGGAAGAAAGCATGTGATGCTTTTTGAATACAAATGGAAAGACCGTCTGTATCAGATTCCGTATGCGACTTATGCATTGGAAGATTATGATATAGAAAATCCGGATTTCGAAAAATTCCCGGCGTTAGATGGTATTGAAGGAATAGAATGTTTCCTGGAGCATGGTGATACCTTGTTTATGCCAACCGGATGGTGGCATTGGATGAAATATCTGGATGGATCTTTCTCTATTTCGCTTCGTGCATGGGACAAGAGCTGGGCTATAAAAGCGCATTCTCTGTGGAACCTTACTGTACAGCGTAAATTTGATAATTTTATGAAGTCCCGTTACAAAAAGAGGTATATGGACTGGAAAGAAAATAAAGCGATTAAAAGAGCTAATGAGGCACTGAGAAAAGGATTGCCAAAATAG